The Salegentibacter mishustinae genome includes a window with the following:
- a CDS encoding FKBP-type peptidyl-prolyl cis-trans isomerase: MQLNKFFILSFISALTLISCDEDDNGNAPEFEERDPEEQAIADEDSINNFLDTHFYNYEEFENPSDDFDYMVRFDTIAGENADKTPLSEEENLEMKTVVNNDVEYSMYVLKVREGQGQQPKFTDSTLVNYRGELLNLSAFDNASTPVWFDLTTLIKGFSAGVVEFKGATGYTVNPDNTVDFNDDYGIGALIFPSGLGYFSSSQPSIPPYSPLIFNVQLLGVNEADHDRDGIPSWMEDLNENNDIIDDDTDEDGTPNFADRDDDGDGTPTRDEIIINEDGSLEFPDANGNGTPDYLDPDTFQ, translated from the coding sequence ATGCAATTAAACAAATTTTTTATTCTAAGCTTTATTTCAGCTTTAACTTTAATTTCCTGTGACGAAGATGATAACGGAAATGCCCCTGAATTTGAAGAAAGGGATCCTGAAGAGCAGGCTATAGCTGATGAAGATTCTATTAATAATTTCCTGGACACCCATTTTTACAATTATGAGGAGTTTGAAAACCCTTCTGATGATTTTGATTATATGGTTAGGTTCGATACTATAGCCGGAGAAAATGCCGATAAAACGCCGCTTTCTGAAGAAGAAAACCTGGAGATGAAAACGGTGGTGAATAATGATGTAGAATATAGTATGTATGTACTTAAAGTTAGAGAAGGGCAAGGGCAACAGCCCAAATTCACCGATTCTACTTTGGTTAATTACCGCGGGGAATTATTAAATCTTAGTGCTTTTGATAATGCCAGTACTCCGGTTTGGTTTGATCTTACTACGTTAATTAAAGGCTTTTCTGCAGGCGTCGTAGAATTTAAAGGTGCTACCGGTTACACCGTTAATCCTGATAACACTGTAGATTTTAATGATGATTATGGCATTGGAGCACTTATTTTTCCTTCAGGTTTGGGATATTTTTCGAGCTCTCAGCCTAGCATTCCACCTTATAGCCCTTTAATTTTTAATGTGCAGTTATTAGGAGTAAACGAGGCTGATCACGATCGTGATGGTATTCCTAGCTGGATGGAAGATCTTAATGAAAACAACGATATTATAGATGATGATACCGATGAAGATGGTACTCCAAATTTTGCTGATAGAGATGATGATGGTGATGGTACTCCAACTCGCGACGAAATAATTATAAATGAAGATGGTAGTTTAGAATTTCCGGATGCTAACGGAAATGGAACTCCAGATTATTTAGATCCTGATACCTTTCAATAG
- a CDS encoding RNA-binding S4 domain-containing protein, which produces MRIDKFLWCVRYFKTRSIATNACKQGKVKMDGTSVKPSKEVFPNDKLSVRKNQIDYQIEVLDLPASRVGAKLVNLYLIDVTPKEAFEKLELLKYSKDYYRKKGTGRPTKKDRRDIDDWFENTDPNPDDIKS; this is translated from the coding sequence ATGAGAATTGACAAGTTTTTATGGTGCGTAAGATATTTTAAAACCCGAAGCATTGCCACCAACGCATGCAAGCAGGGAAAAGTGAAAATGGATGGCACCAGTGTAAAGCCATCTAAAGAAGTTTTCCCAAATGATAAACTTAGCGTACGCAAAAACCAAATAGATTATCAAATTGAAGTTTTAGACCTTCCCGCCAGCCGGGTTGGCGCCAAATTGGTTAATCTTTATCTAATAGATGTTACGCCAAAAGAGGCTTTTGAAAAACTGGAACTTTTAAAGTATTCTAAAGATTATTACCGTAAAAAAGGAACCGGCAGGCCTACCAAAAAAGATCGTCGTGATATAGACGATTGGTTTGAAAATACAGATCCCAATCCAGATGACATCAAATCGTAG
- a CDS encoding aldehyde dehydrogenase produces the protein MEETSAKDIAKIYKKQRTFFASQETKSIDFRLQQLKKLKEAILQYENKVNEALWRDLHKSKEEAFLTETSLLIEELNYHIKNLKSWAKPKKVGTPLQIKPSRSKIYFEPLGIGLIIAPWNYPFQLTLNPLIGAISAGCCAVLKPSPDTPNVARVIEEMISEHFSSEYITVVQGGKEANQELFKFAFDVTFFTGSPGVGKIVMKAAAEHLSRVVLELGGKSPCIVNKDANLKIAGKRIAWGKIMNAGQTCIAPDYLLVHKEVKKDLLAEISKAFEEMLGGNIANSNYYGRIVTPAAMNRLKKYLNGDIYYGGKIDLEKKYIEPTILNNIDSEDEIMQEEIFGPILPVMEFGELTEAISYINGNEKPLALYYFGKDKTAKRVLRETSSGGACINDTLIHVANHKLPFGGVGNSGMGKYHGKESYLAFTHERGVVNSSTKLDIPLKYPPYKFFGLIKKIVG, from the coding sequence ATGGAAGAAACTTCAGCAAAAGATATAGCCAAAATTTATAAGAAGCAAAGAACGTTTTTCGCTTCTCAGGAAACAAAAAGTATAGATTTCAGGCTTCAGCAGTTAAAAAAACTAAAGGAAGCTATTCTTCAATATGAAAATAAAGTAAATGAGGCATTATGGAGAGACCTGCATAAATCTAAAGAGGAAGCATTTCTTACCGAGACCAGCCTGCTTATAGAAGAACTGAATTATCATATTAAAAATCTAAAAAGCTGGGCCAAACCTAAAAAAGTAGGGACGCCTCTACAAATTAAACCTTCGCGTTCAAAGATCTATTTTGAGCCGTTGGGAATAGGTTTAATAATTGCGCCCTGGAATTACCCGTTTCAGCTAACGCTTAATCCTCTAATCGGAGCGATTTCTGCGGGTTGCTGTGCGGTTTTAAAACCTTCGCCAGATACTCCAAATGTAGCAAGGGTTATTGAAGAAATGATATCAGAACATTTTTCTTCCGAATATATTACGGTAGTTCAGGGTGGAAAGGAAGCAAACCAGGAATTATTTAAATTTGCTTTTGATGTCACGTTTTTTACCGGCAGCCCAGGCGTTGGTAAAATAGTGATGAAAGCGGCTGCGGAACATTTGAGTAGGGTTGTACTGGAGCTGGGAGGTAAAAGTCCTTGCATTGTCAATAAAGATGCAAATTTAAAGATCGCCGGAAAGCGTATTGCCTGGGGGAAAATTATGAATGCAGGGCAAACCTGTATCGCACCAGATTATTTGTTGGTTCATAAAGAAGTTAAAAAAGATCTTTTAGCTGAAATTTCTAAGGCTTTTGAAGAAATGCTGGGAGGAAATATTGCTAATAGTAATTATTACGGCCGAATTGTAACCCCTGCGGCAATGAATCGTTTAAAGAAATACCTGAACGGAGATATTTACTACGGGGGAAAAATTGATTTAGAGAAAAAATATATAGAACCTACAATTTTAAATAATATAGATTCCGAAGATGAAATTATGCAGGAGGAGATTTTTGGTCCTATTTTACCGGTAATGGAATTTGGTGAGTTAACAGAGGCTATATCCTATATTAATGGGAATGAAAAACCACTTGCGCTTTATTATTTTGGAAAAGATAAAACTGCAAAAAGAGTGCTGCGGGAAACAAGTTCTGGCGGCGCCTGTATTAACGATACGCTTATTCACGTGGCAAACCATAAATTACCATTTGGCGGCGTTGGGAATAGCGGGATGGGGAAATATCACGGCAAAGAGAGTTACCTGGCTTTTACCCACGAAAGGGGAGTGGTGAATTCTTCAACAAAACTGGATATACCTTTAAAGTATCCGCCTTATAAGTTTTTTGGTTTGATTAAGAAAATAGTAGGATAA
- a CDS encoding shikimate kinase gives MKIFLTGYMGSGKSVIGEMLAKKLNYKYVDLDDQIEVIQGKSINAIFESKGELFFRKLESQILDDILEDTSNMIISLGGGTPCYGNNFERICEQKDTKSIYLKASIQTLTDRLFVEKIHRPVISHLETREALEEFIRKHLFERAYYYSQSDISVTVDEKTPETIVAEIMERL, from the coding sequence ATGAAAATATTTTTAACCGGCTATATGGGTTCTGGCAAATCGGTAATAGGCGAAATGCTTGCTAAGAAACTGAATTACAAATATGTAGACCTAGATGATCAAATAGAAGTGATACAGGGGAAGAGTATCAATGCTATTTTTGAATCTAAAGGAGAATTATTTTTTAGAAAGTTAGAATCGCAGATTTTAGATGATATTCTAGAAGATACTTCCAATATGATCATTTCTTTAGGCGGAGGAACCCCCTGTTATGGAAATAATTTTGAGCGAATTTGCGAGCAAAAAGATACTAAGAGCATTTATTTAAAAGCTTCCATTCAAACTTTAACCGACAGGCTTTTTGTTGAAAAAATTCATCGCCCGGTGATTAGTCATCTCGAAACCAGGGAAGCTCTGGAAGAGTTTATTAGAAAACACCTTTTTGAACGTGCCTACTATTATAGCCAGTCAGATATTAGTGTTACTGTAGATGAGAAAACTCCTGAAACTATTGTAGCTGAAATTATGGAGCGGCTATAA
- a CDS encoding class I SAM-dependent methyltransferase: MKIQIPIQMTSNRSFSNEFWSLRYEQNQTGWDIGEISRPLKAYIDQLEDKDLKILIPGAGNAYEAEYLFKQGFKNVYVADISKKPLQNLIARVPTFPKNQLLNINFFEIEDKFDLILEQTFFCALPIDSRKDYAQKTAELLKQNALLSGLLFSFPLTEDGPPFGGSKEEYLTYFSPYFEIEILETSYNSIKPRQGNELFFKFRKKSA; this comes from the coding sequence TTGAAAATACAGATCCCAATCCAGATGACATCAAATCGTAGTTTTTCTAATGAATTCTGGTCTCTACGTTATGAGCAGAACCAAACCGGCTGGGATATTGGTGAAATTTCCAGGCCGTTAAAAGCGTATATAGATCAGCTTGAAGATAAGGACTTAAAAATATTAATTCCGGGAGCCGGAAACGCTTATGAAGCAGAATATTTATTTAAGCAAGGTTTCAAAAATGTTTACGTTGCCGATATTAGTAAAAAGCCATTACAGAACTTAATAGCTCGTGTACCCACTTTTCCCAAAAATCAATTGCTAAATATTAATTTCTTTGAAATTGAAGATAAATTTGATCTTATTTTAGAACAAACCTTCTTTTGTGCGCTACCAATAGATTCCAGGAAGGATTACGCCCAAAAAACCGCTGAGCTCTTAAAGCAGAATGCTCTATTAAGCGGATTACTTTTTAGTTTCCCTTTAACTGAAGACGGACCACCTTTTGGCGGCAGTAAAGAAGAATATTTAACGTATTTTAGTCCGTATTTTGAGATTGAAATCCTTGAAACTTCTTACAATTCTATCAAACCAAGACAGGGAAACGAATTGTTTTTTAAGTTTAGAAAGAAATCGGCATAA
- a CDS encoding SDR family oxidoreductase, translated as MTKFSSKIVLITGGASGIGKLMGREVLQRGSKLVIWDVDKINLQQSLEEFEEFGEVYGYTVDITNTAWIQEIATQVADEVGPVDILINNAGIVFGGYFHENSSENIEKVMNVNAIAPMQLARTFLSGMMERKQGHICNITSSAGLVSNPKMAVYAGSKWAATGWSDSLRLEMQQLKTGVEVTTVTPYYINTGMFDGVKSNIPILDQNKVAKRIINAIEKERIYLSMPWSMRFVRFSQGLFPIWFYDWFVGRIIGVYKTMDEFKGRKK; from the coding sequence ATGACGAAGTTCTCCTCTAAAATTGTACTTATAACCGGCGGTGCCTCTGGCATTGGTAAATTAATGGGGCGCGAGGTATTGCAACGCGGCAGTAAGCTGGTAATCTGGGATGTAGATAAGATCAACTTACAGCAAAGCCTGGAGGAATTTGAAGAGTTTGGGGAAGTTTATGGCTATACCGTAGATATCACTAATACCGCCTGGATTCAAGAAATTGCCACACAGGTGGCGGATGAAGTTGGTCCCGTTGATATTCTTATAAATAATGCGGGAATTGTATTTGGAGGTTATTTTCACGAAAATTCTTCAGAAAACATAGAAAAGGTCATGAATGTCAATGCCATTGCTCCCATGCAACTTGCGCGAACTTTTTTAAGCGGAATGATGGAAAGGAAACAAGGCCATATTTGCAATATTACTTCTTCGGCAGGCCTGGTCTCCAATCCTAAAATGGCTGTTTATGCAGGAAGTAAATGGGCTGCAACCGGTTGGTCTGATAGTTTGCGTTTGGAGATGCAGCAACTTAAAACCGGGGTTGAAGTTACTACTGTAACTCCTTATTATATAAATACAGGAATGTTTGATGGCGTAAAATCTAACATTCCTATTCTGGATCAAAATAAAGTGGCTAAAAGAATAATAAATGCAATAGAAAAGGAAAGGATATATTTAAGTATGCCGTGGAGTATGCGCTTTGTAAGATTTTCACAAGGACTTTTTCCTATCTGGTTTTACGATTGGTTTGTAGGAAGGATAATTGGTGTTTATAAAACTATGGATGAATTTAAAGGTCGAAAAAAATAG
- a CDS encoding outer membrane beta-barrel protein, whose translation MKKLMFIAVFLFSSAGLMAQEADFGIKGGFNYGATGDYESLGDGADDFSQIIEGKEKSGYHIGVFSRFEIIGIFLQPELMFTRLNTEYETFNYKIDKIDAPILLGVNVFGPLNIKAGPSFQYIINNELEDTTLKIGDVEKDITVGYQVGAGINLGRLGFDVRYEGAFTENTAFGATETAQENFSIDSRPSQWILSLSYAF comes from the coding sequence ATGAAGAAATTAATGTTTATCGCTGTTTTTCTGTTTTCCTCTGCGGGGCTTATGGCACAGGAAGCAGATTTTGGAATTAAAGGAGGTTTCAATTACGGAGCTACAGGAGATTATGAAAGCCTTGGTGATGGAGCTGACGATTTTAGCCAAATTATTGAAGGAAAAGAAAAATCGGGATACCATATAGGAGTTTTCAGTCGATTTGAAATTATAGGTATTTTTCTGCAGCCAGAATTAATGTTTACCCGTTTGAATACCGAATATGAAACTTTCAATTATAAGATTGATAAAATTGACGCTCCTATTTTGTTAGGTGTAAATGTTTTTGGTCCCCTTAACATAAAAGCAGGCCCTTCATTTCAATATATTATAAATAATGAACTTGAGGACACCACGCTTAAAATTGGTGATGTTGAAAAAGATATTACCGTAGGTTACCAGGTAGGTGCAGGCATAAATCTTGGACGCTTAGGTTTTGATGTAAGATATGAAGGGGCGTTTACAGAAAACACTGCTTTTGGAGCTACTGAAACTGCTCAGGAAAACTTTTCGATAGATTCAAGACCATCTCAATGGATTTTGAGTTTATCGTATGCTTTTTAA
- a CDS encoding transketolase family protein, with protein MKTYIDTGKKDTRSGFGAGLTELGRTNPNVVALCADLVGSLKMQDFIDENPERFFQTGIAEANMMGMAAGLTIGGKIPFAGTFANFATGRVYDQIRQSIAYSGKNVKICASHSGVTLGEDGATHQILEDIGLMKMLPGMTVINTCDFNQTKAATLAIAEHDGPVYLRFGRPKVANFTAEDQKFEIGKAVQLYEGKDVTIIATGHLVWEAIQAAQKLSEKGISADVINIHTIKPLDEKAIIKSVKKTGCVVTAEEHNFLGGLGESVARTLAENNPAPQEFVATQDTFGESGTPEQLMDKYGLNAAAIIKATEKVLKRK; from the coding sequence ATGAAAACATATATAGATACAGGAAAGAAAGATACCCGCTCCGGTTTTGGCGCAGGACTTACCGAACTTGGCAGAACCAATCCTAACGTAGTAGCACTTTGTGCCGATCTTGTGGGATCTCTTAAAATGCAGGATTTTATAGATGAAAATCCAGAGCGTTTTTTCCAAACGGGAATTGCTGAAGCCAATATGATGGGAATGGCTGCCGGCCTTACCATTGGCGGAAAAATTCCTTTTGCCGGGACTTTCGCTAATTTTGCTACCGGTAGAGTTTACGACCAGATTCGTCAATCTATTGCTTACTCAGGGAAAAACGTAAAGATTTGTGCTTCCCACTCGGGAGTAACTTTAGGAGAAGATGGTGCCACACACCAGATCCTAGAAGATATTGGACTTATGAAAATGTTACCGGGAATGACGGTAATTAACACTTGCGATTTTAACCAGACCAAAGCAGCAACTTTAGCAATTGCAGAACACGACGGCCCAGTTTATCTTCGTTTTGGAAGACCAAAAGTGGCCAATTTTACTGCCGAAGATCAAAAGTTTGAAATTGGAAAAGCAGTTCAACTATATGAAGGGAAAGATGTAACCATTATCGCTACCGGCCATTTGGTGTGGGAAGCGATACAGGCTGCACAGAAGCTTTCAGAAAAAGGGATTAGTGCTGATGTCATCAATATTCACACGATCAAGCCTTTAGATGAAAAAGCCATTATCAAGTCGGTTAAGAAAACCGGTTGTGTGGTAACCGCTGAAGAACATAACTTCCTTGGCGGACTTGGAGAAAGCGTTGCGCGTACTCTAGCTGAAAATAATCCTGCACCACAAGAATTTGTGGCCACCCAGGATACTTTTGGAGAAAGCGGTACACCAGAACAACTAATGGATAAATACGGACTTAATGCAGCAGCAATTATTAAGGCCACTGAAAAAGTATTAAAAAGAAAATAA
- a CDS encoding phosphoribosyltransferase family protein, translating to MKERVLILNHDQIQHKIKRIAYQVYESNIDEKEIILAGIAKKGYQLATLLKEALESISPLKIKLCEVHVNKKNPLEEITTSLEPEVYRDKSVILVDDVLNSGTTLIYGVRHFLNVPLKQFKTAVLVDRNHKKYPVKADFKGISLSTSLNEVVKVSFEPNKFKAELL from the coding sequence ATGAAAGAACGTGTACTTATTTTAAATCACGACCAAATTCAGCATAAAATAAAACGCATAGCCTACCAGGTTTATGAAAGCAATATTGACGAAAAAGAAATTATCCTGGCCGGTATCGCTAAAAAAGGCTATCAATTGGCTACACTTTTAAAAGAAGCTTTAGAGAGCATTTCACCCCTAAAAATAAAGCTTTGTGAAGTTCACGTGAATAAGAAAAATCCGCTGGAAGAAATCACTACCTCGCTTGAGCCTGAAGTTTACCGCGACAAATCGGTTATCCTTGTAGATGATGTATTAAACTCGGGAACTACCTTAATTTATGGAGTAAGACATTTTTTAAATGTTCCGCTTAAACAATTTAAAACCGCAGTTTTAGTAGATAGAAATCATAAAAAATACCCGGTAAAAGCAGATTTTAAAGGAATTTCTCTTTCTACCTCTTTAAATGAAGTAGTAAAAGTTTCTTTTGAGCCCAATAAATTTAAAGCCGAACTTTTATAG
- a CDS encoding MerR family transcriptional regulator → MELIKQNFSIKDLENLSGIKAHTIRIWEKRYNILNPERTSTNIRTYDSSNLQKILNVAFLNEHGYKISRISKLSEEEIFKMVRSISARASKENRAQNSFKLSMMNFDEDLFNSTYESLQKDKSFREIFHQVFLPLLEQIGMLWQTDTIKPIHEHYIVDLIKQKLYLNLAEIKKEVEPTSDKLYVLFLPENEIHDIGIIYLYYELLYHGNKAIYLGPSLPLSDLDYLLERHNKISFVSYFTTAPGDVEDFINEFNEQVCEKEKYELLLFGHKIREIQHKELPPFVKTHSSLNQFIDNL, encoded by the coding sequence ATGGAACTAATTAAACAAAATTTCAGCATAAAAGACCTTGAAAATTTAAGCGGAATCAAGGCTCATACCATAAGAATTTGGGAAAAAAGATATAATATCTTAAATCCCGAACGTACTTCTACGAATATAAGAACATACGATAGTTCTAACCTACAAAAGATTTTAAACGTTGCTTTCTTAAATGAACACGGCTATAAGATCTCCAGGATTTCTAAATTAAGTGAAGAAGAAATTTTTAAAATGGTACGAAGTATTTCTGCTCGCGCAAGTAAAGAGAATCGCGCTCAAAATTCATTCAAACTTTCTATGATGAATTTTGATGAAGATCTTTTTAATAGTACTTATGAGAGCCTACAGAAAGATAAAAGTTTCCGTGAAATTTTTCACCAGGTATTTCTTCCGCTTTTAGAACAAATTGGAATGTTATGGCAAACTGATACCATAAAACCAATTCACGAACATTATATAGTAGATCTCATCAAACAAAAACTCTACTTGAATCTTGCAGAAATTAAAAAGGAGGTTGAACCAACTTCAGATAAACTTTATGTGCTTTTTCTTCCTGAAAATGAAATTCACGATATAGGAATTATTTACCTGTATTACGAACTCTTATATCACGGGAATAAGGCAATTTACCTTGGGCCAAGTTTACCTTTAAGTGACCTTGATTATTTATTGGAACGTCATAACAAAATTAGTTTCGTAAGTTATTTTACCACCGCACCGGGTGATGTTGAAGATTTTATTAATGAATTTAATGAACAGGTTTGCGAAAAAGAAAAGTATGAACTACTACTTTTTGGACATAAAATAAGGGAGATACAGCACAAAGAATTACCTCCATTTGTGAAAACTCATAGCAGTTTAAACCAATTTATAGATAACTTATAG
- a CDS encoding sterol desaturase family protein has protein sequence MTILLWILVFLGTFAAMEGMAWFTHKYIMHGLLWKLHKDHHHKDHSHWWERNDLFFIFYALVSIGFFLLWRYEDVWIGLPIGLGILAYGITYFTVHDIFIHQRFKMFRNANNSYAKGIRRAHKMHHKHLGKDDGECFGMLFVPFKYFKK, from the coding sequence ATGACTATTTTATTATGGATCTTAGTTTTTCTGGGCACCTTTGCAGCAATGGAAGGAATGGCCTGGTTTACCCATAAATATATAATGCACGGACTTCTTTGGAAGCTACACAAAGATCATCACCATAAAGATCACAGTCACTGGTGGGAACGCAACGACCTTTTCTTTATATTTTATGCATTAGTAAGTATCGGTTTTTTCCTGCTATGGCGTTATGAAGATGTTTGGATAGGATTACCCATTGGTCTTGGAATTTTAGCTTATGGGATCACTTATTTTACCGTTCACGATATCTTTATACACCAGCGTTTTAAAATGTTTAGAAATGCGAATAACTCTTACGCGAAAGGAATAAGAAGAGCTCATAAAATGCACCATAAACATCTTGGAAAAGATGATGGCGAATGTTTTGGGATGTTGTTTGTTCCTTTTAAATATTTTAAAAAATAA
- a CDS encoding phytoene/squalene synthase family protein — translation MKAIFDTVSRACSKTVTHHYSTSFSTATRMLAPSIRQDIYNIYGFVRFADEIVDTFHDYDKEKLFNDFEVDLYKAIEDKISLNPILNSFQETVHKYEIDESLYRSFMKSMRLDLHKSDYLSVAEYKEYIYGSADVVGLMCLKVFVNGDQQKYESLKDSAMSLGSAFQKVNFLRDLKADFEDLSRSYFPGTNLEKLDEVSKQRIIKEIEEDFKHGLSGIAHLPVEAKFGVYTAYIYYRKLLHKLKKVPSLEIRNSRIRVPNYQKAGLLAKSYISYRLKLI, via the coding sequence ATGAAAGCCATTTTTGACACGGTTTCACGGGCTTGTAGCAAAACTGTTACGCATCATTACAGCACCTCGTTCTCAACAGCAACAAGGATGCTAGCCCCCTCAATACGCCAGGATATTTACAATATTTACGGCTTTGTGCGCTTTGCCGATGAAATTGTAGACACTTTTCACGATTACGATAAGGAAAAACTTTTTAATGATTTTGAAGTAGATCTTTACAAAGCCATCGAAGATAAGATTAGCCTAAATCCTATTCTAAATTCTTTTCAGGAAACCGTGCATAAATATGAAATAGATGAATCTCTTTACCGCTCATTTATGAAGAGTATGCGCCTTGATTTGCATAAATCTGATTATCTTAGTGTAGCCGAATATAAAGAATATATCTACGGAAGCGCAGATGTGGTTGGCCTTATGTGTTTAAAGGTTTTTGTAAATGGAGACCAGCAAAAATATGAATCGCTAAAAGATTCGGCGATGAGTTTGGGTTCTGCTTTTCAAAAAGTGAATTTTTTAAGAGACTTAAAAGCCGATTTCGAAGATCTTAGCAGAAGTTATTTTCCAGGTACAAACCTTGAAAAATTAGATGAAGTTAGTAAGCAACGAATTATAAAAGAAATTGAAGAAGATTTTAAACACGGTTTAAGCGGAATTGCGCATTTACCGGTAGAAGCAAAATTTGGTGTTTATACCGCTTACATTTATTATAGAAAATTATTACATAAATTAAAGAAAGTACCATCTTTGGAGATTAGAAACAGCAGGATTCGTGTTCCAAATTATCAAAAAGCAGGTCTCCTGGCCAAATCGTACATTTCTTATAGATTAAAACTTATTTAG
- a CDS encoding phytoene desaturase family protein yields MKKKVAIIGSGFASLAAACYLAKDGYEVEIFEKNSNIGGRARQLKKDGFCFDIGPTWYWMPDVFERFFADFGKKPSDYYELEKLSPAYKVFFGEEDSITIEDSLDKICAAFEAEEPGSSKKLKEFIKEAKDNYDIAIKDLVYRPGVSPLELVTPTTAGKIGQFFSTISKEVRKEFSNTKLVQILEFPVLFLGAKASNTPAFYSFMNYADFGLGTWHPKGGMYKVIEGMESLAKSLDIKINVNAPVSEIFVENNTATGMQVNGKKIKADYILSGADYHHTETLLPEYKRQYKESYWQKKTFAPSALLFFAGFNKKLENVTHHTLFFDTDFEKHAKAIYDDAEWPENPLFYASFPSVTDDAAAPDGKEAGIFLIPLAPDVEDTPEIREKYFQKIITRFESLTNQNVTDHLLFKESFCVKDFKEEYNSYKGNAYGLANTLLQTAFLRPKLKSKKVHKLFFTGQLSVPGPGVPPSLISGKLAAGLIQKED; encoded by the coding sequence ATGAAAAAGAAAGTTGCTATTATTGGTTCGGGATTCGCTTCTCTGGCAGCCGCTTGCTACCTTGCTAAAGACGGCTATGAAGTAGAAATTTTTGAAAAAAATTCAAACATAGGCGGCCGCGCGCGTCAGCTCAAAAAAGACGGATTTTGTTTTGACATAGGGCCGACCTGGTATTGGATGCCCGATGTTTTTGAACGTTTCTTTGCCGATTTCGGCAAAAAACCTTCAGATTATTATGAGCTGGAAAAATTAAGCCCGGCGTACAAGGTTTTCTTCGGAGAAGAAGACAGTATCACCATAGAAGATAGCCTGGATAAAATTTGCGCTGCTTTTGAAGCTGAAGAACCGGGAAGCTCAAAAAAACTGAAAGAGTTCATTAAAGAAGCTAAAGATAATTATGATATTGCTATCAAAGACCTGGTATATCGCCCGGGAGTTTCTCCCCTGGAATTGGTAACTCCAACTACAGCCGGGAAAATAGGTCAGTTTTTTAGCACAATCTCTAAAGAAGTTAGAAAAGAGTTCAGCAATACAAAATTGGTTCAAATTCTTGAATTTCCGGTTTTATTTCTTGGCGCTAAAGCCAGTAATACCCCGGCCTTCTACAGTTTTATGAATTACGCAGATTTTGGCCTTGGAACCTGGCATCCAAAAGGTGGAATGTATAAAGTTATTGAAGGCATGGAAAGCCTGGCTAAATCGCTGGATATAAAAATTAATGTGAATGCGCCGGTTTCCGAAATTTTTGTAGAAAATAATACGGCAACCGGTATGCAGGTTAATGGCAAGAAAATTAAAGCCGATTATATTTTAAGTGGTGCCGATTATCATCATACCGAAACTTTATTGCCAGAATACAAAAGACAATACAAAGAATCTTACTGGCAGAAAAAGACCTTTGCTCCTTCAGCTCTATTATTCTTTGCCGGTTTCAATAAAAAATTAGAGAATGTAACACATCATACCTTGTTTTTTGATACTGACTTCGAAAAACACGCAAAAGCAATTTACGATGATGCTGAATGGCCTGAAAATCCACTTTTTTATGCTAGCTTTCCATCAGTTACAGATGATGCCGCTGCACCGGATGGTAAGGAAGCAGGAATATTTTTAATTCCACTGGCACCAGATGTTGAAGATACTCCTGAAATTAGGGAGAAATATTTTCAGAAAATTATTACACGTTTTGAAAGTTTAACCAATCAAAATGTAACCGATCATCTTCTTTTTAAAGAATCGTTTTGTGTAAAAGATTTTAAAGAAGAATATAATAGCTACAAGGGTAATGCCTATGGCCTGGCGAACACCCTTTTGCAAACTGCATTTTTAAGACCTAAATTGAAGAGCAAAAAAGTGCATAAATTATTTTTTACCGGGCAGCTGAGTGTTCCCGGACCCGGTGTACCGCCCTCCCTCATTTCAGGAAAGCTTGCCGCCGGATTAATTCAAAAAGAAGATTAA